A single genomic interval of Danio aesculapii chromosome 5, fDanAes4.1, whole genome shotgun sequence harbors:
- the LOC130228871 gene encoding UDP-glucuronosyltransferase 2C1-like, protein MRLVVCFLALLTVFSAGECGNVLVWFTEGSHWINLKIVLETLIDRGHHVTVLVPDASIFMHEKESDRFSYQNFSVSKSTQDMQDSLDDFLHFSMYEMDRLNLLQIHIRLYQLVSKDQELCLAYCDGALKSSELMDKLLHEKFDVMLADPIFPCSEVLAEKLDIPLVYTLRFSIAHTMERMCGQIPAPPSYVPGVISKLTDKMSFSERILNMLFYLSQDALAISLWKKIDNYYTEYFGRPTSYCEMMGKADIWLIRTYWDFEFPRPFLPNFKFIGGIHCTHAKPLPKDLEEFVQSSGDDGIVVFTLGSMVNNITKERSNTIASALAQIPQKVLWRYGGEKPHTLGQNTRIYEWMPQNDLLGHPKTRAFITHGGTNGIYEAIFHGVPMVGIPLFGDQPDNMVHMKTRGAAVVMDFNSMQTQDLVDGLNAVINNPSYKENAMRLSRIHHDRPMKPLDESVFWIEFVMRNKGAKHLRVEAHNLTWYQYHCLDVFAFLTTVLTLVLYICFKMAKFFIMRCCFRSESKSKKE, encoded by the exons ATGAGACTCGTAGTGTGTTTTCTTGCTCTTCTCACTGTGTTCAGCGCTGGAGAATGTGGGAATGTTTTAGTTTGGTTTACTGAAGGCAGCCACTGGATTAATCTGAAGATTGTATTGGAAACGTTGATTGACAGGGGACACCATGTTACAGTGCTGGTTCCCGATGCTTCAATCTTTATGCATGAAAAAGAGTCAGACCGCTTCTCCTACCAGAACTTCAGCGTGTCCAAATCTACACAGGACATGCAAGATTCCTTGGATGATTTCTTACATTTCTCCATGTATGAGATGGATCGGTTAAACTTGCTGCAAATTCATATCAGATTATACCAGCTTGTCTCTAAAGATCAAGAACTGTGTCTTGCTTACTGCGACGGTGCTCTGAAATCTTCAGAACTGATGGACAAATTGCTGCATGAGAAGTTTGATGTCATGCTGGCTGATCCGATTTTTCCATGCAGCGAGGTGTTAGCTGAAAAGCTGGACATTCCCTTGGTTTACACATTAAGATTCTCCATTGCTCACACTATGGAGCGCATGTGTGGTCAGATACCAGCTCCACCATCATATGTTCCTGGAGTCATAAGCAAACTCACTGACAAGATGAGCTTTTCAGAGCGAATCCTTAATATGCTCTTCTACCTTTCTCAAGATGCTTTGGCTATTAGTCTGTGGAAAAAAATTGACAACTACTACACTGAATATTTTG GGCGACCTACTTCCTACTGTGAGATGATGGGTAAAGCTGATATCTGGTTAATTAGAACCTACTGGGATTTTGAGTTTCCGCGGCCATTCCTACCCAACTTTAAATTCATCGGAGGGATTCATTGCACCCATGCCAAGCCATTACCCAAG GATTTAGAGGAGTTTGTGCAGAGCTCAGGGGATGATGGGATTGTGGTCTTCACACTGGGATCCATGGTAAACAATATCACCAAAGAAAGGAGCAATACAATCGCCTCCGCACTGGCACAGATACCACAGAAG GTCTTGTGGCGATACGGTGGAGAGAAACCACATACTCTTGGTCAAAACACTAGAATCTATGAGTGGATGCCTCAGAATGATTTATTag GTCATCCTAAAACCAGAGCGTTCATCACTCACGGAGGCACTAATGGCATATATGAGGCCATTTTTCATGGTGTCCCGATGGTCGGGATCCCCTTGTTTGGTGACCAGCCTGATAATATGGTTCATATGAAGACCCGAGGTGCTGCTGTTGTCATGGACTTTAACAGTATGCAGACTCAAGACCTGGTGGACGGACTTAATGCTGTCATTAATAACCCCTC GTATAAAGAGAATGCAATGCGTTTGTCCAGGATTCATCACGACAGACCAATGAAGCCTTTAGATGAGTCTGTGTTCTGGATTGAGTTCGTCATGCGCAATAAAGGTGCAAAACACCTGCGTGTGGAGGCCCACAACCTGACCTGGTATCAGTACCACTGTTTGGATGTGTTCGCTTTTCTGACCACTGTCCTGACTCTAGTCCTCTACATCTGCtttaaaatggccaaattctTCATCATGCGCTGCTGCTTTAGATCAGAGAGTAAAAGCAAAAAAGAGTGA